A region of Chlamydia crocodili DNA encodes the following proteins:
- a CDS encoding LbetaH domain-containing protein: MIFASVLFSPEDFPFPELITEAYYTWDILALIDKKLSTHVFSGIHGTVESGAFLKNIESIEIAEGAYIESGAYIVGPCIIGPQTEIRHGAYLRGGVITGTGCVIGHCTEVKNAYFGHHAKAGHFAYVGDSVLSSEVNLGAGVRCANFRLDGKNISVTCEEGKIDTQLRKVGAFLGKKVSIGCNTVINPGHCIPSHTTIYPGKVI; the protein is encoded by the coding sequence ATGATATTTGCATCTGTTTTATTTTCTCCCGAAGATTTCCCTTTTCCAGAGCTTATTACAGAAGCGTATTACACTTGGGATATTTTAGCATTAATAGATAAAAAATTATCTACACATGTGTTTTCGGGTATTCACGGTACCGTAGAGTCTGGGGCTTTTTTAAAGAATATAGAAAGTATAGAAATTGCAGAAGGCGCTTATATAGAATCAGGAGCCTATATTGTTGGTCCTTGTATTATAGGTCCTCAAACAGAAATACGCCATGGTGCTTACCTACGTGGTGGTGTGATTACTGGAACGGGGTGCGTGATAGGACATTGCACAGAAGTAAAGAATGCTTATTTTGGTCATCACGCTAAAGCAGGACATTTTGCTTATGTAGGAGATTCTGTTTTAAGCTCAGAAGTTAATCTCGGTGCTGGTGTGCGTTGCGCCAACTTCCGTCTTGATGGAAAAAATATCTCTGTTACTTGCGAAGAAGGAAAGATAGACACCCAATTAAGAAAAGTAGGAGCCTTTCTTGGTAAAAAAGTTTCTATAGGGTGTAACACTGTAATTAATCCTGGGCATTGTATTCCTTCTCATACAACAATTTATCCCGGAAAAGTCATCTAG
- the rpsT gene encoding 30S ribosomal protein S20, translating into MAPKKTTKKGGPKKRPSAEKRILTAQKRYLINQSFKSKAKTMMKKFETALKAGDQATITSGLQLVYSVTDKAVKRGIFKNNKAARIKSRATLRANAKI; encoded by the coding sequence ATGGCACCAAAGAAAACAACTAAGAAAGGCGGTCCGAAAAAGCGACCCTCTGCAGAAAAGCGTATTTTAACGGCGCAAAAACGTTATTTGATCAATCAAAGTTTTAAGTCAAAAGCAAAAACTATGATGAAGAAATTTGAGACCGCTTTAAAAGCTGGTGATCAAGCAACTATCACTTCTGGATTACAGTTAGTCTACAGTGTTACTGACAAAGCTGTAAAAAGAGGTATTTTTAAAAACAATAAAGCAGCTCGAATTAAGTCGCGTGCTACTTTAAGAGCTAATGCAAAAATATAA
- a CDS encoding polyprenyl synthetase family protein: protein MVVMDIFETYRIMIEEGIESSLQDFGSKGLSVRAPVEYSLTSGGKRIRPMLVCMIAKGLGMNRNVLDSALAIEFIHTSTLIADDLPCMDDDDERRGRPTVHKAFDEASALLASYALIPSAYSRIRLNAKKLKSQGVDPREVDIAYDIISDITDKNFGVNGVLGGQYEDMFFKNDGPEYVQSIINKKTGALFEIACVSGWLFGGGDPLCVPQIIEFSQAFGLLFQMKDDILDMHQDGQDVGLNYALLFGLDAAKELLNTSMDKCIRLLNHLRQHGLKDSSELEMLIEYMGIRDY, encoded by the coding sequence ATGGTCGTTATGGATATATTCGAAACTTATCGAATAATGATAGAAGAAGGTATAGAGTCCTCTTTGCAAGATTTTGGGTCTAAAGGATTATCTGTACGTGCACCTGTAGAATATTCTCTAACAAGTGGTGGGAAACGCATCCGACCCATGCTAGTTTGCATGATAGCTAAAGGTCTAGGTATGAATAGAAATGTTTTAGATTCTGCCTTAGCTATAGAATTTATACACACATCTACGTTAATTGCTGATGATCTTCCTTGTATGGATGACGACGATGAACGTCGTGGACGTCCTACAGTACATAAAGCTTTTGATGAAGCTTCTGCTTTACTAGCGTCTTATGCTTTAATTCCCTCCGCGTATTCTCGAATCCGTTTAAACGCAAAGAAACTCAAATCTCAAGGTGTAGATCCTAGAGAAGTAGACATTGCTTATGATATTATCTCTGATATTACGGATAAGAATTTCGGTGTTAACGGTGTTTTAGGAGGACAATATGAAGATATGTTCTTTAAAAATGACGGGCCCGAATATGTCCAATCGATCATCAATAAGAAAACAGGAGCTCTTTTTGAAATAGCTTGTGTTTCTGGTTGGTTATTTGGAGGCGGTGATCCTTTATGTGTTCCTCAAATAATTGAATTTTCACAAGCTTTTGGTCTTTTATTTCAAATGAAAGATGATATTTTAGATATGCATCAAGACGGTCAGGATGTGGGCTTGAACTACGCTCTGTTATTTGGATTAGACGCTGCAAAAGAGCTTCTAAATACCTCTATGGACAAGTGTATTAGGCTACTCAACCACCTTAGACAACATGGTTTGAAAGATTCTTCGGAATTAGAAATGCTTATAGAATATATGGGTATTCGCGATTATTAA
- the hemB gene encoding porphobilinogen synthase: MSSLALLRRPRRNRRTSAIRDLVAETSLLPQDFICPFFVKEGKNICEEIESLTDVYRWSIDLLLKEIERLCFLGLRAVILFPVIPSNLKDAYGSYSSNPKNILCKSIYEVKKAFPDLCVISDIALDPYTTHGHDGIMNQGEVLNDESVRIFGNIATLHAEMGADVVAPSDMMDGRVAHIRSKLDQSGWTKTLILSYSVKYASALYNPFRDALGSHLQSGDKRNYQMNPKNVLEALLECSLDEQEGADMLMIKPAGLYLDVLHRVRNSTTLPLAAYQVSGEYAMIAAAAKMGWLDKEAMFYESLIAIKRAGADMIISYATPLILEMIASSKL; the protein is encoded by the coding sequence ATGAGCTCATTAGCGCTACTTCGACGTCCTCGAAGAAATAGAAGGACTTCAGCTATCCGAGATTTGGTAGCTGAAACGTCTTTATTACCCCAAGATTTTATCTGTCCTTTTTTTGTTAAGGAGGGGAAAAACATTTGCGAAGAAATAGAAAGCCTTACAGATGTTTATAGGTGGAGTATAGATCTTCTTTTAAAAGAGATAGAAAGATTGTGTTTTTTAGGATTGAGAGCTGTGATTCTTTTTCCTGTAATCCCTAGTAATCTTAAAGATGCGTATGGTTCTTATTCTTCCAATCCCAAAAACATCCTTTGTAAAAGTATCTATGAGGTAAAAAAAGCTTTTCCAGATCTGTGCGTGATAAGTGATATTGCTTTAGATCCTTATACTACTCATGGGCATGATGGTATTATGAATCAAGGTGAGGTATTAAACGATGAGAGTGTCCGTATATTTGGAAATATAGCGACATTGCATGCTGAGATGGGAGCTGATGTTGTAGCTCCTAGTGATATGATGGATGGTAGAGTTGCGCATATTCGTTCGAAATTAGATCAATCAGGATGGACTAAGACTTTAATTCTTTCATATAGTGTTAAGTATGCTTCAGCTCTCTATAATCCTTTTAGAGATGCTCTAGGATCGCACTTACAATCTGGCGACAAACGAAATTATCAGATGAATCCAAAAAACGTTTTGGAAGCCTTATTAGAATGTTCTTTAGACGAGCAGGAAGGGGCGGATATGCTGATGATAAAACCAGCAGGATTATATCTTGATGTTTTACATCGGGTGAGAAATTCTACAACACTACCTTTAGCGGCATACCAAGTTAGCGGTGAATACGCTATGATTGCAGCAGCAGCTAAGATGGGGTGGCTGGATAAGGAAGCTATGTTTTATGAGTCTTTAATAGCTATAAAACGCGCGGGAGCTGACATGATTATTTCCTATGCAACTCCATTAATTTTAGAGATGATAGCGTCGTCGAAGCTCTAA
- the recD gene encoding exodeoxyribonuclease V subunit alpha, with protein sequence MPPLSLDISHILYDVVQQQLVLPLDLAFARKYISPDSKKAFAFLALSSALWRCGYPFLNINKNRIFPSLSGISEKIFHEYFMALPKDICSSLFVIENNRIYLRSLYAIREKLFKKLSLLSQACPRYNITTEFLPNLSSEQNTVFKKAINSCFSLICGGPGTGKTFLAVEIILTLIKQYPRIRIAIVSPTGKATSHIRHILSQHNISEDNVITQTIHRFLQEHVYHQCSSVDLLLVDEGSMVTFNLLHSLVNTLSGENKNGKTIADNLIILGDENQLPPIGVGAGNPLQDLISHFPERALHLCISHRAKTDQVQNFSRAILEKQSIPFTPLPTMHSAITMIKEAFVKTPLSQTQLCILTPMRHGPWGYLRLNELIFSEIQKTHSDLPIPIMITERYEAWGLFNGDTGFLCPKTQQLFFPHTRSIDAKEFSYYTYNYAMSVHKSQGSEYDNVIVIIPKGCEIFDVSILYTAITRAKHGISVWADSETLNKIIKKPHKYTYGVE encoded by the coding sequence ATGCCTCCATTAAGTTTAGACATTTCCCATATCCTTTATGATGTAGTTCAACAACAACTTGTTTTACCTTTAGACTTAGCTTTTGCTAGGAAATATATTTCACCAGATTCAAAAAAAGCTTTTGCATTTCTTGCTCTTTCTTCGGCTCTTTGGCGTTGTGGGTATCCTTTTCTCAATATAAATAAGAATCGAATATTTCCTTCTTTGTCCGGAATTTCAGAAAAGATTTTTCATGAATACTTCATGGCTCTTCCTAAGGATATTTGTTCATCTTTGTTTGTTATAGAAAACAATAGGATATATTTACGCTCTTTATATGCTATTCGGGAAAAGCTTTTCAAAAAGCTTTCTTTATTATCACAGGCCTGTCCGCGGTATAATATAACTACAGAATTCCTCCCCAATCTATCCTCAGAACAAAATACTGTTTTTAAAAAAGCTATTAATAGTTGTTTTTCTTTGATTTGTGGAGGTCCTGGAACGGGGAAAACATTTTTAGCTGTGGAGATAATACTCACTTTAATTAAGCAGTATCCTAGGATTCGTATTGCTATAGTTTCTCCTACAGGAAAAGCAACTTCGCATATCCGTCATATACTCTCCCAACATAATATTTCTGAGGATAATGTCATCACCCAAACAATCCATAGGTTTCTACAAGAGCATGTCTATCATCAGTGTAGTTCTGTAGATCTACTATTAGTTGATGAGGGTTCTATGGTGACGTTTAATCTTTTACATAGCTTGGTTAATACATTATCTGGGGAAAACAAGAACGGAAAAACTATAGCAGATAATTTAATTATATTAGGCGATGAAAATCAGCTTCCTCCTATAGGAGTGGGTGCAGGTAACCCTCTTCAGGATTTGATATCACATTTTCCTGAAAGAGCTTTACATCTTTGTATTTCTCATAGGGCAAAAACAGATCAAGTTCAGAATTTTTCTAGAGCAATTTTGGAAAAACAATCGATTCCTTTTACACCGTTACCCACTATGCATTCCGCAATTACTATGATTAAAGAAGCGTTTGTAAAAACACCTTTATCTCAAACGCAGTTATGTATTTTAACACCTATGCGTCACGGTCCCTGGGGATATTTACGTCTTAATGAGCTAATCTTTAGTGAAATACAAAAAACACATTCTGATCTACCTATTCCTATTATGATTACAGAACGTTATGAAGCTTGGGGATTATTTAATGGGGATACAGGATTTCTCTGCCCAAAAACACAGCAGCTATTCTTTCCTCACACCCGCTCTATAGACGCTAAGGAATTTTCCTATTACACATACAATTATGCGATGTCAGTACATAAGAGTCAGGGTAGCGAATATGATAATGTAATTGTTATCATTCCTAAAGGATGTGAAATTTTTGATGTATCTATTCTTTATACAGCCATTACACGCGCTAAACATGGTATATCTGTATGGGCAGATAGTGAGACATTGAATAAGATCATAAAAAAACCCCACAAGTACACTTATGGGGTAGAATAA
- a CDS encoding FAD-dependent thymidylate synthase: MLSRDDEFSSEQKKSLSHFVTNLETNIFALKNLPEVVKGALFSKYSRSTLGLRSLLLKEFLEGEGGDFLDDTGVDFEVGIHKAADFYRRVLDGFGDDSIGELGGAHLAMESVSMLAAKILEDARIGGSPLEKSSRYVYFDQKVKGEYLYYRDPILMTSAFKDVFLGTCDSLFDTYTDLIPKVRSYFEKIYPKEAEVSQSAYTISLRAKVLDCLRGLLPAATLTNLGFFGNGRFWQTLLHKIQGHNLTEIRQIGENSLTELMKIIPSFVSRAESHHHHHQAMLGYRQTLKEQLTSLAEKFSEGSSPSKQTGVRLVYGDPEGVYKVAAGFLFPYSEHTYEELINICRSMPREDLTRVLEAGSSSRENRRHKSPRGLECVEFGFDITADFGAYRDLQRHRILTQERQLLTTNLGYHIPEQLLDTPMEKDFREAMEKAEEAYNQISIEFPEEAQYVVPLAYNIRWFFHINGRALQWLCELRSQIQGHENYRRIAIDMAKEVINFDSIYETFFKFVDYSDCDLGRIKQESRKRSS; the protein is encoded by the coding sequence ATGTTGAGCAGAGATGATGAGTTTTCTTCAGAACAAAAGAAGAGTTTGTCTCATTTCGTTACCAACCTAGAAACAAACATTTTTGCTTTGAAGAATCTCCCTGAAGTGGTTAAAGGGGCTCTATTTTCTAAATATTCTAGATCTACATTAGGTTTGCGTTCTTTGCTTTTAAAAGAGTTTTTAGAGGGTGAAGGAGGAGACTTCTTAGATGATACAGGTGTGGACTTTGAAGTTGGAATACATAAAGCTGCTGATTTTTATAGACGAGTTCTTGATGGATTCGGGGATGATTCTATAGGAGAGTTAGGTGGTGCTCACCTAGCTATGGAAAGCGTTTCTATGCTTGCTGCAAAAATATTAGAAGATGCGCGTATAGGAGGATCTCCTTTAGAAAAGTCTTCTAGATATGTTTATTTCGATCAAAAGGTAAAAGGGGAGTATTTATACTACCGTGACCCTATTTTGATGACCTCAGCCTTTAAAGATGTGTTTTTGGGCACGTGTGATTCTTTATTCGACACGTATACAGATTTGATTCCTAAAGTGCGTTCATATTTTGAAAAGATTTACCCAAAAGAAGCTGAGGTTTCACAATCAGCTTATACAATTTCTTTAAGAGCCAAAGTTCTTGATTGTTTGCGCGGTCTTCTTCCTGCTGCCACATTAACGAATTTAGGATTCTTTGGTAATGGACGGTTTTGGCAAACATTGTTACACAAAATTCAAGGCCACAACCTCACAGAAATAAGGCAAATTGGTGAGAACTCTTTAACAGAGTTAATGAAAATTATTCCTTCTTTTGTTAGTCGCGCTGAATCTCATCACCACCATCATCAAGCTATGTTGGGTTACCGACAGACTCTTAAAGAGCAGCTAACAAGCTTAGCTGAGAAATTTAGTGAAGGTTCTTCACCATCTAAACAAACAGGAGTTCGTTTAGTTTACGGAGACCCTGAGGGAGTTTATAAAGTAGCTGCGGGATTCCTTTTTCCTTATTCGGAGCACACCTACGAGGAACTTATTAATATCTGCCGGTCTATGCCTAGGGAAGATCTCACCCGCGTTTTAGAAGCAGGATCTTCATCAAGAGAAAATCGGCGACATAAATCTCCAAGAGGGTTGGAATGTGTAGAATTTGGATTCGACATTACGGCAGACTTTGGAGCTTATAGAGATCTTCAAAGGCATAGAATACTTACTCAAGAACGCCAATTACTCACAACAAATCTAGGATATCATATTCCTGAGCAGTTATTAGACACTCCTATGGAGAAGGATTTTAGAGAAGCTATGGAGAAGGCTGAAGAAGCTTATAACCAAATCTCTATAGAATTTCCTGAAGAAGCTCAATATGTTGTTCCTCTAGCCTACAATATACGCTGGTTTTTCCATATCAATGGAAGAGCTTTACAATGGCTTTGTGAACTACGTTCACAAATTCAAGGGCATGAAAATTATCGAAGAATTGCCATAGATATGGCTAAAGAAGTAATTAATTTTGACTCGATATACGAAACATTTTTTAAATTCGTAGATTATTCCGATTGTGATTTGGGTAGGATAAAACAAGAATCACGAAAAAGATCTTCTTAG
- a CDS encoding DUF1347 family protein: MVRYIVFCLFFLSCFAMGGGLYFICSSHNPSVTSLESAKAAALWVDGQKEQVESFLHRLLPIQQRQCLLCFQGFILQKQKNMNQSEKIFSKIYDEIENTQFLFKEEVIGGRILNTFFLEDIEQMEILTDSLRQQFVKSQYLSLFEFLLNYKQKHFDRALQSLSVWKNQLKGSESSLLDLNVQQLISDFFLENIEAHCLIELGEFSEGRAILNRIIEKLLKRECDWDSEAYDYAVLMLSRSYFLELKQSNSCKLYPDYYEMILFYKKKVHAIDQRSYEKFIPQKELFTMLMEHLFVIPEERLTPLMQIIKNWERFYFDPNYDLVIQPLIDRFYSFPKQVISLCNSINFFEIEPLKKKLIDAFGIILSEKVKEIQTTKAQQTLSVLKTLDSDLWVSEKLIISPDALQDIISQDDVNYTNLKKYLNLWEAIQSYDIDKQQLVHYLMKGAKQLWNQGICDDKALNLLHLILQFTNYDIESENIVFLFVKQAYKQMLSGHSIARLLKLEDFITELGLTPITIREEEIANFLADAEFLYAQGEYNKCYFYSLWLTKIAPSPLTHRLLGLCLLENKCYLEAWDYLHSLPSNERLYDSKVQKALAICQKHLPKDHGAGYKRG; the protein is encoded by the coding sequence ATGGTTCGCTATATAGTGTTTTGCTTATTTTTTCTTTCGTGTTTTGCTATGGGAGGGGGACTGTATTTTATATGTTCCTCACACAACCCTTCTGTAACCTCGTTAGAAAGTGCAAAAGCAGCAGCCTTATGGGTTGATGGTCAAAAAGAACAAGTAGAGTCTTTTTTACATCGTTTGCTTCCGATTCAACAACGACAATGTCTTCTTTGTTTCCAAGGATTTATTCTGCAAAAGCAGAAGAATATGAACCAATCTGAGAAAATTTTTTCTAAGATTTATGATGAAATAGAGAACACGCAATTTTTATTTAAAGAAGAGGTAATAGGCGGACGGATTCTTAATACCTTTTTCTTAGAAGATATAGAACAAATGGAGATTCTAACTGATTCTTTGCGTCAGCAATTTGTAAAATCTCAGTATCTTTCTTTATTTGAATTCCTTTTGAATTATAAACAGAAACATTTTGATAGGGCTTTACAGTCTTTATCAGTATGGAAAAATCAGCTAAAGGGTTCAGAATCTTCTTTATTAGATTTGAATGTCCAACAGCTGATTTCTGATTTCTTTTTAGAGAATATAGAAGCTCATTGTTTGATAGAATTAGGAGAGTTTTCAGAAGGACGAGCTATTCTTAATCGTATTATCGAGAAATTATTAAAAAGAGAATGTGACTGGGATTCCGAGGCTTACGATTATGCTGTTTTGATGTTAAGCAGGAGTTACTTTTTAGAGTTGAAACAATCGAATTCCTGTAAGCTTTATCCAGATTATTATGAGATGATTCTTTTTTATAAGAAGAAAGTTCACGCAATAGATCAAAGATCCTATGAAAAATTTATCCCTCAAAAGGAATTGTTTACGATGCTTATGGAGCATCTTTTTGTTATTCCTGAAGAACGCTTAACTCCTTTGATGCAGATAATCAAAAATTGGGAGCGTTTTTATTTCGACCCTAACTATGACTTAGTAATTCAACCTTTAATAGATAGATTTTATTCTTTCCCAAAACAAGTTATAAGTCTTTGTAATTCTATAAATTTTTTTGAGATAGAGCCTCTTAAGAAAAAGCTTATAGATGCTTTCGGAATTATTTTATCTGAAAAAGTAAAAGAAATACAAACCACAAAAGCTCAGCAAACACTTTCAGTATTAAAAACTTTAGACTCAGATTTATGGGTAAGTGAGAAATTGATAATCTCTCCTGATGCTCTTCAAGATATTATTTCCCAAGACGATGTGAATTACACAAATTTAAAAAAATATCTAAATCTTTGGGAAGCGATTCAATCTTATGATATAGATAAGCAACAACTAGTTCATTATTTGATGAAAGGAGCAAAACAACTTTGGAATCAGGGTATTTGTGATGATAAAGCTCTGAACTTGCTCCATCTCATTTTACAATTTACAAATTATGATATAGAAAGTGAGAACATCGTTTTCCTATTTGTAAAGCAAGCGTATAAGCAAATGTTATCAGGACATTCCATAGCACGTCTGTTGAAACTAGAAGATTTCATTACAGAGTTGGGCTTAACTCCTATAACGATAAGAGAAGAAGAAATAGCTAACTTTTTAGCAGACGCAGAATTTTTATATGCTCAAGGCGAATACAATAAATGTTATTTTTATAGTTTATGGCTTACAAAAATAGCTCCTTCACCTCTGACCCATCGTTTGTTGGGACTGTGTCTTCTAGAAAATAAATGTTATCTGGAGGCGTGGGATTATCTACATTCTCTTCCTTCAAACGAGCGTCTGTATGATTCTAAAGTTCAGAAGGCATTAGCAATATGCCAAAAACATCTACCAAAAGATCACGGAGCCGGTTATAAGAGAGGGTAA
- a CDS encoding Na(+)-translocating NADH-quinone reductase subunit A, producing the protein MKIAITRGLDLSLQGSPKESGFLKRIDPALVSIDLRPYSVLALKLKVEPDDIITSGSPVAEYKNFPGVFITSPVSGIVKEIRRGDKRALLDVVIKKTPGQNLTEYSYDLSKLSQKELLDIFKKEGLFSLFKQRPFDIPALPNQTPRDIFINLADNRPFTPSTEKHLAVFSSREEGFYVFNVGVRAIAKLFGLCPHIVSTDRLAIPEKDLKSIAHIHKITGPYPSGSPSTHIHYIAPITNEKDIVFTISFQEVLTIGHLFLKGRILNEQVIALAGSGLKSSLRRYVITTKGADFQSLLSLEDLSSDVSLISGDPLTGRLCDKDSVPCLGMRDSTISVIPNPKTRQAFNFLRLGINKPTRTRTYLSGFLKRKHMYMDPDTNLHGETRPIIDTEIYDKVMPMKIPVVPLIKAVITKDFELACMLGFLEVCPEDFALPTFIDPSKTEMLTIIKESLKDYAKETGILNPDNEE; encoded by the coding sequence ATGAAAATTGCGATTACTCGGGGTTTAGATTTATCTTTGCAAGGGTCTCCTAAAGAGTCTGGGTTTTTAAAAAGAATAGATCCGGCTCTAGTTTCTATAGACCTGCGCCCATATTCTGTCTTAGCTTTAAAGCTTAAGGTGGAACCGGATGATATTATCACTTCGGGATCACCTGTTGCGGAATACAAAAATTTCCCCGGTGTTTTCATTACCTCTCCAGTTTCTGGAATCGTAAAGGAAATACGTAGAGGAGATAAACGAGCTCTATTAGATGTTGTTATCAAAAAAACTCCGGGACAAAATCTAACAGAGTATTCTTACGATCTATCTAAATTATCACAAAAAGAACTGTTGGATATCTTTAAAAAAGAAGGTCTTTTCTCTCTTTTTAAACAACGCCCTTTTGATATTCCCGCTCTTCCCAATCAAACTCCCAGAGATATTTTCATAAACCTTGCAGATAACCGCCCCTTCACACCATCCACAGAAAAACATCTCGCTGTCTTTTCTTCTAGAGAAGAAGGATTTTATGTTTTTAATGTGGGAGTTCGTGCAATAGCTAAACTCTTCGGTTTATGCCCCCATATTGTTTCTACTGATAGACTTGCTATTCCTGAAAAAGATCTAAAATCTATAGCACATATACATAAGATCACAGGTCCGTATCCCTCAGGATCTCCCTCAACACACATTCACTATATAGCACCTATTACTAACGAAAAAGACATAGTCTTTACGATATCCTTCCAAGAAGTCTTAACCATAGGACATTTATTCTTAAAAGGAAGAATTCTAAACGAACAAGTCATAGCTCTTGCAGGATCAGGATTAAAATCTTCTTTAAGACGTTATGTTATAACTACAAAAGGTGCTGATTTTCAAAGCTTACTTTCTCTAGAAGATCTCTCTTCAGATGTGTCTTTAATATCTGGAGATCCTTTAACAGGAAGACTTTGTGATAAAGACAGTGTTCCCTGTCTTGGTATGCGAGATTCTACTATATCCGTAATCCCTAATCCAAAAACACGACAAGCTTTCAATTTCTTAAGATTAGGAATTAATAAACCTACGCGCACAAGAACCTATCTTTCTGGATTCTTAAAAAGAAAACATATGTATATGGATCCTGATACCAACCTTCATGGTGAAACACGTCCTATCATAGATACAGAAATTTATGATAAGGTCATGCCCATGAAAATTCCTGTGGTTCCCTTAATTAAAGCAGTGATTACTAAAGATTTCGAATTAGCATGTATGTTAGGGTTTTTAGAAGTTTGTCCCGAAGATTTTGCCCTACCAACTTTCATAGATCCCTCAAAAACGGAAATGCTAACCATCATCAAAGAATCCCTAAAAGATTACGCGAAGGAAACGGGTATTTTAAATCCAGACAATGAAGAATAA
- a CDS encoding response regulator transcription factor gives MLTDKIILFVTEDSNISLQMKEFAQNVEYKIIVSSALTDTSEADLIFCEYLLLPEVMFANKIPSETDLVVLFDVFEEEAIVKILNNGASGYLLRPITVKVLDAVIRAFLRNHHHFEHAIPESISFGDRTFHLLSLSIDSPQGTIHLTPSEAGILKKLLMNRGQLCLRKHLLEEIKGNTKEIIARNVDVHIASLRKKLGPYGSKISTIRGVGYLFSESDNLTNSSTSEPTTTYP, from the coding sequence ATGCTTACGGATAAAATTATATTATTTGTTACAGAAGACAGTAATATATCTTTGCAAATGAAAGAGTTTGCTCAGAATGTCGAATATAAGATAATCGTTTCTTCTGCGCTTACAGACACTTCTGAAGCCGATTTAATTTTTTGTGAATACTTGCTTCTCCCTGAAGTTATGTTCGCTAACAAAATTCCATCCGAAACAGATCTAGTTGTATTATTTGATGTATTTGAAGAAGAAGCTATTGTAAAAATTTTAAACAACGGCGCCAGCGGTTATTTACTTCGTCCTATAACAGTAAAAGTTTTAGACGCTGTTATTCGAGCTTTTTTACGCAATCATCATCATTTCGAACACGCAATTCCTGAATCTATTTCTTTTGGTGATCGAACTTTTCACCTTCTAAGTCTTTCTATTGATTCCCCTCAGGGAACCATTCATTTAACTCCTTCAGAAGCAGGAATATTAAAAAAACTTCTGATGAACCGTGGTCAATTGTGTCTAAGAAAACACTTACTAGAGGAAATAAAGGGAAACACCAAGGAAATTATAGCTAGAAATGTCGATGTTCATATTGCTTCTTTAAGAAAAAAATTAGGGCCCTATGGGTCAAAAATTTCTACAATTCGCGGTGTTGGTTATTTATTTTCAGAAAGTGATAATCTAACTAACTCATCAACAAGCGAACCGACAACAACCTATCCTTAA